Proteins co-encoded in one Cytophaga hutchinsonii ATCC 33406 genomic window:
- a CDS encoding DUF4272 domain-containing protein: protein MTALERKEQTETFLKTLGIPVQDELPVIEEESDVHIRTVQEITARIMILTYLNCLVTQEELQPIILEYLQTHGLWAKVSPNEKRLFEKTSFTDEEKDLIAMRAECIWVLLWSINKVERLTLPTREVNVDELFPLLPPFLDDPFDYIKDASLRTATEILNEADFIFRLNWAMSKTPVEGLNAHIAFERYFTVNWITSVRMEWEDQPV, encoded by the coding sequence ATGACAGCCCTCGAAAGAAAAGAACAAACAGAAACATTTCTTAAAACATTAGGTATTCCTGTACAGGATGAACTACCTGTGATCGAAGAAGAAAGCGACGTACACATCAGAACTGTTCAGGAGATCACAGCGCGCATCATGATCTTAACGTATCTGAATTGTCTTGTAACGCAGGAAGAACTGCAGCCCATCATTCTGGAGTACCTGCAGACTCACGGCTTATGGGCAAAGGTTTCACCAAATGAAAAACGCTTGTTTGAAAAAACGTCGTTTACTGATGAAGAAAAAGATCTGATCGCTATGCGGGCAGAATGCATTTGGGTATTACTTTGGTCGATTAATAAAGTTGAACGTCTTACATTGCCTACACGTGAAGTAAACGTTGATGAACTTTTTCCATTGCTCCCGCCATTCCTGGATGATCCATTCGATTATATCAAAGACGCGAGCCTTCGAACCGCAACGGAGATATTAAATGAAGCGGATTTTATATTCAGATTAAACTGGGCAATGAGTAAAACACCTGTGGAAGGTTTGAATGCGCACATTGCTTTTGAACGGTACTTTACTGTAAACTGGATCACATCGGTGCGCATGGAATGGGAAGATCAGCCGGTTTAA